From the genome of Verrucomicrobiia bacterium, one region includes:
- a CDS encoding BON domain-containing protein codes for MRNLKKLALIGGASALMAITALTGCESSRHSDRTAGRTLDDKMITRDVQDRLETEPIYKFTDVDVKTFAGVVQLSGFVSTDEQKQRAGDIARQVTGVTQVVNNISLKPTTGTGLTATGRTNQLNEPRPIPAGQSGQIND; via the coding sequence ATGCGAAATCTTAAAAAGCTAGCACTTATTGGCGGCGCGAGCGCGCTGATGGCAATTACAGCCCTCACAGGCTGCGAATCGAGCCGCCACTCCGACCGCACCGCGGGCAGAACGTTGGATGACAAAATGATCACCCGCGATGTTCAGGACAGACTCGAAACGGAGCCCATTTACAAGTTCACCGACGTTGATGTGAAAACATTCGCGGGCGTTGTCCAGCTGAGTGGGTTCGTGAGCACCGACGAACAGAAGCAACGCGCGGGAGACATTGCCCGGCAGGTCACTGGCGTCACTCAGGTCGTGAATAATATCAGCCTCAAGCCGACCACCGGTACAGGTCTGACCGCCACAGGCCGGACAAACCAGCTGAATGAACCCCGTCCAATCCCCGCGGGGCAGAGCGGACAGATAAACGACTAA
- a CDS encoding DUF3185 family protein: MSNILGLAVFATGIVLLIIGFNESQAFAVEVSRALAENSSNRSMWLILGGGAAVISGLSLAVRNRPI, translated from the coding sequence ATGAGCAACATCCTGGGCCTTGCCGTATTCGCGACGGGCATTGTTCTTCTGATCATCGGCTTCAACGAATCACAGGCGTTTGCGGTCGAGGTGTCTCGCGCGCTGGCCGAGAATTCGTCAAACCGGTCCATGTGGTTGATCCTTGGCGGAGGCGCGGCCGTCATCAGCGGGTTAAGCCTGGCCGTGCGCAATCGGCCGATTTAA
- a CDS encoding lysylphosphatidylglycerol synthase transmembrane domain-containing protein encodes MSFKRKWVSRLKFAAVCASVIGLFFIVQQIQAKALAAKFHSVQWTWFALAVLIFGALFIPAAARWRIALRASGASVRFVAAALIALIGHFFYTILLGAAGGDTAKSLLYSRWHRVPVTTTLAASSLDRILGLGGLVLFMSIALVLGFSGGGFGEAGKVSLRWSAGWLAGVIVIAAAAIFWLKRSPQDSPQRHFLRTLKAGGRRLLASRADLWSGVACGIAVQAALSGVLALCLAAVSSEPIPWARLAWTFPLISIISALPITFAGLGVRDTAAVTLFSLYHVDPATAVAASLLAAAVSLIWAVAGAALLWWQALRHEMRQPFRSVLAAVPR; translated from the coding sequence ATGTCGTTCAAGCGGAAATGGGTCTCACGGCTGAAATTCGCAGCCGTTTGCGCATCAGTCATTGGTCTCTTTTTCATCGTTCAGCAAATTCAGGCTAAGGCGCTTGCTGCGAAGTTTCATTCCGTGCAGTGGACCTGGTTTGCACTTGCCGTCTTGATCTTCGGTGCGCTGTTTATTCCGGCTGCAGCCAGGTGGCGCATTGCGCTTCGCGCGAGCGGCGCCAGCGTTCGGTTTGTGGCAGCGGCTTTAATTGCCCTGATCGGGCATTTCTTTTACACGATTCTCCTGGGCGCAGCGGGGGGCGACACCGCAAAGTCACTTCTTTATTCCCGCTGGCACCGCGTTCCCGTAACCACAACCTTGGCGGCCTCGTCGCTCGATCGCATCCTGGGTCTGGGCGGTCTCGTGCTTTTCATGAGTATTGCCCTGGTGCTGGGCTTCAGCGGCGGCGGATTCGGCGAGGCGGGCAAGGTTTCACTTCGCTGGTCCGCCGGGTGGCTGGCCGGTGTGATCGTGATTGCAGCGGCAGCCATTTTTTGGCTCAAACGTTCTCCGCAGGATTCGCCGCAACGACATTTCCTTCGAACGCTGAAGGCCGGCGGCCGGCGGCTGCTGGCTTCGCGGGCGGATCTGTGGAGCGGCGTGGCGTGCGGAATCGCCGTTCAAGCGGCGTTGAGTGGCGTGCTCGCTTTGTGCCTCGCAGCAGTGAGCAGCGAACCGATTCCTTGGGCGCGGCTCGCCTGGACTTTCCCCCTGATCTCAATCATCAGCGCATTGCCCATAACGTTCGCCGGGCTGGGAGTCAGGGATACCGCAGCGGTAACGCTTTTCAGCCTGTATCATGTCGACCCTGCAACAGCCGTGGCCGCTTCACTCCTTGCTGCAGCGGTGAGTTTAATCTGGGCCGTCGCGGGAGCCGCGCTTCTTTGGTGGCAGGCCTTGCGCCATGAAATGCGCCAGCCCTTCCGGAGCGTCCTGGCGGCCGTGCCCCGTTGA
- a CDS encoding response regulator, with protein MNRKKILIVDDNEVILKTLSLKLKANYDVITAVDGSEAVAAARTKKPDMILLDIGFPPEVSGVPWDGFRIIQWLKRMEEAKGIPVIIITGGDAAKYRDKAFAEGAVAFFQKPVNNDDLLATIKQLLDAPAPAATPNPAP; from the coding sequence ATGAACCGCAAAAAGATTTTAATCGTCGACGACAACGAAGTGATCCTGAAGACGCTTTCCTTGAAGCTGAAGGCGAATTACGACGTCATCACTGCGGTCGATGGTTCCGAAGCGGTCGCGGCCGCGCGCACCAAGAAGCCGGACATGATCCTGCTCGACATTGGTTTCCCGCCGGAGGTTTCGGGCGTTCCATGGGACGGCTTTCGCATCATTCAATGGCTGAAGCGAATGGAAGAGGCCAAGGGCATTCCTGTCATTATCATCACGGGTGGCGACGCAGCAAAGTATCGGGACAAGGCGTTTGCAGAAGGGGCTGTCGCGTTTTTCCAGAAACCCGTGAACAACGACGATTTACTTGCCACGATCAAGCAGTTGCTCGACGCGCCCGCGCCCGCAGCCACACCCAATCCTGCGCCTTAG
- the ubiE gene encoding bifunctional demethylmenaquinone methyltransferase/2-methoxy-6-polyprenyl-1,4-benzoquinol methylase UbiE → MGNEFYRQDDQRGARVNALFARIARRYDFINDLQSFGLHRFWKRRVVELAQIKPGTQVLDVCCGTGDIAIQAAAAGGIVVGLDFTPAMLDVARHRPASFERRAGKISFIEGDALKLPFEDQSFAVVTVGYGLRNLSNWKVGLHEMLRVAQPGGRLLVLEFGKPDCPPWRWIYFTYLKAVVPLLGWAFAGSAAAYAYILESLKHYPGQRGVEREMRELGMHNVRVVNFLGGVMSINYGEKPAVAAASHSLKTHLGKRS, encoded by the coding sequence ATGGGCAACGAATTTTATCGGCAGGATGATCAACGCGGCGCGCGCGTGAACGCTTTGTTTGCACGCATCGCAAGACGCTACGACTTCATCAATGACCTGCAGAGTTTCGGATTGCATCGATTCTGGAAACGCCGCGTGGTCGAGCTGGCTCAAATTAAACCGGGCACGCAGGTGCTCGACGTTTGTTGCGGCACGGGAGACATCGCAATCCAGGCGGCCGCGGCCGGAGGGATCGTGGTTGGCCTCGATTTCACCCCGGCAATGCTCGATGTCGCGCGTCATCGGCCGGCTTCGTTCGAACGCCGCGCCGGCAAAATTTCCTTCATTGAAGGCGATGCCCTGAAGCTGCCTTTCGAAGATCAGTCGTTTGCGGTCGTCACTGTCGGATATGGTCTGAGAAATCTTTCGAACTGGAAAGTGGGCTTGCATGAGATGTTGCGAGTAGCGCAGCCAGGGGGGCGATTGCTGGTATTGGAGTTCGGGAAGCCGGATTGCCCGCCGTGGCGCTGGATTTATTTCACCTACTTAAAGGCCGTTGTGCCACTGCTCGGATGGGCCTTCGCGGGGAGCGCCGCCGCATATGCCTACATCCTGGAGTCCTTGAAACATTATCCAGGACAGCGGGGTGTTGAACGGGAGATGCGCGAACTCGGCATGCACAATGTTCGAGTGGTGAACTTCCTGGGTGGCGTCATGAGCATCAACTATGGCGAAAAACCGGCAGTCGCCGCCGCATCCCACTCGTTAAAGACCCACCTTGGCAAACGCAGCTGA
- the nrfH gene encoding cytochrome c nitrite reductase small subunit, with translation MAGIVLGATMGLALGVGAYTFIYAKGASYLTNNPEACTNCHLMQDQYDAWIKSSHRHVATCNDCHTPSNLIGKYYTKAQNGFWHSFYFTTGNHPDPVQITERNRQVTENACRKCHADIVQTIEGHGGKEDQTSCTRCHASVGHMH, from the coding sequence TTGGCAGGCATCGTTCTCGGCGCAACCATGGGGCTCGCTTTGGGAGTGGGAGCATACACATTCATCTACGCCAAAGGCGCGTCATACCTCACCAACAACCCCGAGGCGTGCACCAATTGCCACCTGATGCAGGATCAATACGACGCCTGGATCAAGAGCAGTCATCGTCACGTGGCGACGTGCAATGACTGCCACACACCCAGCAACCTGATCGGCAAGTATTACACCAAGGCCCAAAATGGCTTCTGGCATTCCTTTTATTTCACGACAGGCAACCATCCCGACCCCGTACAGATCACGGAGCGGAACCGTCAGGTGACGGAAAACGCATGCCGCAAATGTCACGCAGACATTGTGCAGACGATCGAGGGTCATGGTGGAAAAGAGGACCAGACTTCCTGCACACGCTGCCACGCAAGCGTCGGCCACATGCATTGA
- a CDS encoding ammonia-forming cytochrome c nitrite reductase subunit c552: MKKDPAESQPGKPDRPFLKFAAATAIAALVAVAGLALLVNIMEHKQEAKNPFFRVVELTDDTVDPAIWGKNFPFQYDQYLRTVDQVRTRYGGSEALPRTPSEADPRSVVAQSKLEEDPRLKTMWAGYAFSIDFREERGHAHMLNDQTFTGRQQRPQPGTCLNCHSSMYTAYKEAGDGDITKGFEKINQLSFAEARKLVEHPVACIDCHNPTNMQLRITRPAFMEGMAALKASQGVKDYDVNRDATRQEMRSFVCGQCHVEYHFRGTEKRLVYPWSKGLKVENALAYYDEIGFKDWQHAETDAPALKAQHPEFEMYNQGVHARSGVACADCHMPYTRMGAQKVSDHHVRSPLLNINKACQTCHRWPEAELKQRVENIQSRTFGMRNLAMDALMDLINDIKGARTAGTPTNQLAQAQDFQRKAQFYLDYVEAENSTGFHAPQEAARILAESIDFSRKGQNALRGSPSPGAERAAAAR; this comes from the coding sequence ATGAAGAAAGACCCAGCGGAATCCCAGCCCGGCAAGCCAGACCGCCCCTTCCTAAAATTTGCAGCTGCGACAGCCATTGCGGCCCTCGTCGCCGTCGCTGGCCTTGCCTTGCTCGTGAATATCATGGAGCACAAACAGGAGGCGAAGAACCCCTTCTTCCGCGTCGTGGAGCTGACCGACGACACCGTGGATCCCGCGATCTGGGGCAAGAATTTCCCCTTTCAGTATGATCAGTATCTGCGAACCGTCGACCAGGTGCGCACGCGCTACGGCGGCAGCGAAGCACTGCCGCGGACCCCATCAGAGGCGGATCCCCGATCGGTCGTGGCCCAGTCAAAACTGGAGGAGGATCCGAGACTGAAAACCATGTGGGCCGGTTATGCGTTCTCAATCGATTTCCGCGAGGAACGGGGCCACGCGCACATGCTCAACGACCAGACCTTCACGGGACGGCAACAGCGCCCTCAACCCGGCACATGCCTGAACTGTCATTCCTCCATGTATACCGCTTACAAAGAGGCGGGGGATGGCGACATCACCAAAGGCTTTGAGAAGATCAACCAGTTGAGTTTCGCAGAGGCACGAAAACTCGTCGAACACCCGGTCGCGTGCATCGATTGCCATAATCCAACCAACATGCAACTTCGCATCACGCGGCCAGCATTCATGGAAGGCATGGCGGCGCTCAAGGCGAGCCAGGGAGTGAAGGATTACGACGTGAACCGCGACGCAACGCGGCAGGAAATGCGTAGCTTTGTGTGCGGCCAATGCCATGTTGAATACCATTTTCGCGGCACTGAAAAGCGCCTGGTTTATCCGTGGTCGAAGGGTCTGAAGGTCGAGAACGCCCTGGCCTACTACGATGAAATCGGATTCAAAGACTGGCAGCACGCCGAGACCGACGCTCCTGCGCTGAAGGCGCAGCATCCCGAGTTTGAGATGTACAACCAGGGCGTGCATGCAAGGTCAGGTGTCGCCTGCGCGGATTGCCACATGCCCTACACACGCATGGGTGCCCAAAAAGTGAGCGATCATCATGTGCGCAGCCCTCTCCTGAATATCAACAAGGCCTGCCAGACGTGTCATCGCTGGCCCGAGGCGGAATTGAAACAGCGCGTCGAAAACATCCAGTCGCGGACATTTGGCATGAGGAATCTTGCCATGGATGCGCTGATGGATTTGATCAACGACATCAAGGGCGCTCGCACAGCGGGCACTCCAACCAATCAGCTGGCGCAGGCTCAGGATTTTCAGCGCAAGGCGCAATTTTACCTCGATTACGTGGAGGCCGAGAACTCGACCGGTTTTCATGCGCCACAGGAAGCCGCGCGCATTCTCGCGGAGTCCATCGATTTCTCGCGCAAGGGCCAGAACGCCTTGCGTGGTTCCCCGTCACCAGGTGCTGAACGCGCAGCCGCAGCGCGATAG
- a CDS encoding TraB/GumN family protein, which produces MHTRVLVFALAILGLAGHAFSQTNSPAGNLHSLWRAEGKSNVVYLMGSVHLLKPSDYPLDPVLELAYTNSTIVVFETDIERMQRPTTQFEMMSKAALPPGETLKDQLSEKVYQDFRKRVEAAGLPGMMFDQLKPSLAAMTLAVVELQKLGVDPELGIDQHFFNRARKDRKPIVPLETVEFQIDLITGFSKAEGEDFMKSLLEQIDQTEKVFDEMVSAWKTGNTEMLEKVLNESMRDAPGIYSKFLTDRNRRWLPEVQKLIDSGTNSVVIVGAGHLVGPDGLVDLLQKRGAKLKQL; this is translated from the coding sequence ATGCACACCAGGGTTTTAGTTTTCGCGCTGGCCATTCTCGGGCTGGCAGGCCACGCCTTTTCGCAGACGAATTCTCCTGCCGGAAACCTGCATTCGCTGTGGCGGGCTGAAGGAAAAAGCAATGTGGTTTACCTGATGGGATCGGTTCATCTGTTGAAGCCGTCAGATTACCCGCTCGATCCAGTGCTGGAACTGGCCTACACCAATTCGACAATTGTTGTTTTCGAAACGGATATCGAACGAATGCAACGCCCCACGACCCAGTTCGAAATGATGTCGAAGGCAGCCCTTCCTCCTGGAGAAACGTTGAAGGACCAATTATCCGAAAAGGTGTACCAGGATTTTCGCAAACGAGTGGAGGCGGCAGGCTTGCCGGGCATGATGTTTGATCAACTCAAGCCAAGCCTGGCTGCGATGACCCTCGCCGTGGTCGAGCTGCAAAAACTTGGGGTGGATCCTGAGCTCGGAATTGACCAGCACTTCTTCAACCGGGCGCGCAAGGACCGCAAGCCCATTGTTCCGCTCGAAACCGTTGAGTTTCAAATCGACCTGATCACGGGCTTCAGCAAAGCGGAAGGGGAAGATTTCATGAAGAGCCTGCTTGAGCAGATCGACCAGACGGAAAAGGTGTTCGATGAGATGGTGAGCGCCTGGAAAACCGGCAACACTGAAATGCTCGAGAAAGTCCTCAACGAATCGATGCGCGACGCGCCGGGAATCTACAGCAAATTCCTGACTGACCGGAATCGCCGCTGGTTGCCCGAGGTGCAAAAGCTGATCGATAGCGGCACCAACAGTGTCGTCATCGTGGGCGCGGGACACCTCGTGGGTCCTGACGGGCTCGTGGATCTGCTGCAGAAACGCGGCGCGAAGCTCAAGCAGCTGTAG
- a CDS encoding thymidylate synthase: protein MTQYLDLLRLVLNEGRFKPDRTGTGTYSVFGAQARFPLSGGFPVLTTKRLHLKSIIHELLWFLRGDTNVRYLNENGVTIWDEWADAEGSLGRVYGAQWCDWRTADGRSINQIDQVIEQIKKNPDSRRLIVSAWNVGEIEQMALPPCHAMFQFFVQNGELSCQLYQRSADLFLGVPFNIASYALLTLMVAQVCDLKPGTFVHTFGDLHLYANHLEQARLQLTREPRPLPRMKLNPAVKQIRDFRFEDFELLGYDPHPGIKAPIAV, encoded by the coding sequence ATGACGCAGTATCTCGATCTTCTTCGCCTGGTGCTCAACGAAGGAAGGTTCAAACCCGACCGCACCGGCACAGGCACCTACTCGGTGTTCGGCGCCCAAGCCCGCTTTCCGCTTTCCGGCGGCTTCCCCGTTCTCACGACGAAAAGGCTGCATCTCAAATCGATCATCCACGAGTTGCTGTGGTTCCTTCGCGGCGACACGAATGTTCGGTATCTAAACGAAAACGGCGTCACGATCTGGGACGAATGGGCCGACGCCGAAGGCAGCCTGGGCCGCGTGTATGGCGCGCAATGGTGCGACTGGCGAACCGCCGACGGACGATCCATCAATCAGATCGACCAGGTGATCGAACAGATCAAGAAGAACCCGGACAGCAGGCGGCTGATTGTGAGCGCCTGGAACGTTGGAGAAATTGAGCAAATGGCCCTGCCGCCGTGCCATGCCATGTTTCAATTCTTTGTTCAGAACGGCGAGTTGAGCTGCCAGCTGTATCAGCGGAGTGCGGACCTTTTCCTTGGCGTGCCATTCAATATCGCAAGTTACGCGCTGCTCACACTCATGGTGGCGCAGGTGTGCGACTTGAAACCCGGAACGTTCGTCCACACTTTTGGCGATCTGCATCTCTACGCCAATCATCTGGAACAGGCCCGCCTGCAGCTCACGCGCGAACCCCGGCCCCTGCCGCGAATGAAACTTAATCCCGCGGTCAAACAGATCCGCGACTTCCGCTTCGAAGATTTCGAACTCCTTGGATACGATCCCCATCCGGGAATCAAGGCCCCAATCGCGGTGTGA
- a CDS encoding dihydrofolate reductase, producing the protein MVLTRHPARLRREFPELFAGFTLGTRARSLRRPKQLHLPKVPGSKGTELRLQRSLLKLDPAEFARDVFICGGAQIYEQSLPMCSDLFLTLVKREVHGDAFFPPFEHLFDVAEEVRDTPEFRILHYVRRGSTRISARKASGTGRLNNR; encoded by the coding sequence GTGGTCCTGACGCGGCATCCTGCACGCTTGCGGCGGGAGTTCCCGGAACTTTTTGCCGGCTTCACGCTGGGCACGCGAGCGCGTTCTCTTCGTCGCCCCAAGCAACTGCACCTCCCGAAGGTCCCAGGAAGCAAGGGAACCGAATTGCGTTTGCAACGGAGCCTTCTCAAGCTGGATCCAGCCGAGTTCGCGCGCGACGTTTTCATCTGCGGCGGCGCGCAGATTTACGAACAGTCCCTGCCGATGTGCTCGGATTTGTTCCTCACCCTGGTGAAGCGGGAGGTTCACGGCGACGCCTTCTTCCCCCCCTTCGAGCACCTGTTCGACGTTGCCGAAGAGGTTCGCGACACCCCTGAGTTTCGGATTCTTCATTACGTGCGGCGCGGTTCGACCCGCATTTCGGCGCGCAAAGCCAGCGGGACCGGCAGGCTGAATAACAGATGA
- a CDS encoding MBL fold metallo-hydrolase, which yields MKSCSVTCLGVGDGWPCADRNHASTLYRFGKTSLLIDCGEPVDRSIKASGISYDSINAILLSHLHADHFGGLFMLMQGFWLEQRQGDLPIFMPSHGIHPLQQMFEAGLLFDELLPFKRKFFGLQPAKPFSVSDVTVTPFPTTHLNGLKTRFQTKHPHVFSAFSFLLERKRMRVGHSADLGTPEDLDPLFEKPLDLLVCEMSHFAPEQMFEYLRTRPVKQVIFVHLGSENWDDVPKLKRLGKKLLPGVRHTFARDGGTFAIE from the coding sequence ATGAAATCCTGTTCCGTCACTTGCCTCGGGGTGGGCGATGGCTGGCCCTGCGCCGATCGCAATCACGCCTCGACCCTCTACCGCTTCGGCAAGACATCCCTCCTCATCGACTGCGGCGAACCCGTCGATCGCAGCATCAAGGCGAGCGGGATCAGTTACGATTCGATCAATGCAATCCTGCTGTCGCACCTGCACGCGGATCATTTTGGCGGACTCTTCATGCTCATGCAGGGCTTCTGGCTCGAGCAACGCCAGGGTGACCTGCCGATCTTCATGCCGTCACATGGCATCCATCCGCTGCAACAGATGTTCGAAGCGGGGCTGTTGTTTGACGAACTGCTGCCGTTCAAGCGGAAGTTCTTTGGACTCCAGCCGGCGAAGCCTTTTTCGGTCTCGGATGTAACGGTCACCCCGTTTCCGACCACTCATTTGAACGGGCTGAAGACGCGGTTTCAAACAAAGCATCCGCACGTGTTCTCCGCATTCAGCTTCCTGCTGGAGCGCAAACGAATGCGCGTGGGACACAGCGCCGACCTCGGAACACCGGAGGATCTCGATCCCCTGTTTGAAAAGCCGCTCGACCTTCTCGTTTGTGAGATGTCGCACTTTGCCCCCGAGCAGATGTTTGAATACCTTCGCACCCGGCCCGTGAAACAGGTGATCTTCGTGCACCTGGGCTCCGAGAATTGGGACGATGTGCCGAAACTGAAGCGACTCGGGAAAAAGCTTCTGCCTGGGGTGCGGCACACGTTTGCCAGGGACGGCGGAACCTTCGCAATCGAATAG
- a CDS encoding 6-phosphofructokinase, which translates to MPELVGNLLVGQSGGPTAVINASVAGVLQEAGKHESIEEIYGGLNGILGILNEELIDINDEKARTIEGLRYTPAAALGTCRYKIDFKKKPEKAAQDMDRLFEVFQAHNIRYFFYAGGNDSQDTSHKIHLEAVKRAWDMRVIGVPKTIDNDLPHTDSCPGYGSAVKYCATTVLEVATDVSSMATDDGSCCIIEVMGRAAGWIAAGTVVAKQGNPANAPHIILLPELPFNEEKFLAKVQETVAAYKYCIVVVGEGLKNEQGEEIGADKTRLDAFGHAVLAGAAEKLKEIIQGKMNLKTRTVMLGYAQRAAAHIASATDANNAHACGVAAVKAAVEGQSGFMVKIVRDVQADGSIKWSTGLQPLEDIANVEHFIPKDWIGEDGFLPNEKFVEYARPLIEGEVKVPMEGGLPKYVSLEKSKVEKKLAPRA; encoded by the coding sequence ATGCCTGAATTGGTTGGAAATCTCTTGGTCGGGCAGTCCGGCGGACCGACTGCAGTCATTAACGCCAGCGTGGCCGGCGTATTGCAGGAAGCCGGCAAGCACGAGTCTATCGAGGAAATCTACGGGGGACTCAATGGCATCCTCGGCATCCTTAATGAGGAGTTGATCGATATCAATGACGAGAAGGCTCGCACAATCGAGGGTCTGCGCTATACGCCCGCCGCGGCCCTCGGCACCTGCCGTTACAAGATCGATTTCAAGAAGAAGCCAGAAAAGGCGGCCCAGGACATGGATCGCCTGTTTGAAGTCTTTCAGGCTCATAACATCCGCTATTTCTTCTACGCGGGCGGCAACGATTCACAGGACACCTCCCACAAGATTCATCTCGAAGCCGTCAAACGCGCCTGGGATATGCGGGTCATCGGAGTTCCGAAAACCATCGACAACGACCTGCCCCACACCGACAGCTGTCCGGGTTATGGCTCGGCCGTGAAGTACTGCGCCACGACCGTGCTCGAAGTCGCGACGGACGTCAGCAGCATGGCAACCGATGACGGATCCTGCTGCATTATTGAAGTCATGGGGCGCGCTGCGGGCTGGATTGCGGCCGGAACTGTGGTCGCAAAGCAGGGAAATCCTGCAAACGCGCCGCACATCATCCTTCTTCCGGAATTACCCTTCAACGAGGAGAAGTTCCTCGCCAAGGTGCAGGAAACCGTTGCGGCATACAAATATTGCATAGTCGTGGTCGGCGAAGGATTGAAGAACGAGCAGGGTGAGGAAATCGGCGCGGATAAAACACGGCTCGACGCCTTCGGCCACGCTGTTCTCGCCGGCGCCGCTGAGAAGCTCAAGGAAATCATCCAGGGCAAGATGAACCTGAAGACGCGCACCGTCATGCTCGGCTATGCACAGCGTGCTGCCGCGCACATTGCGAGCGCCACCGACGCAAATAACGCGCATGCCTGCGGGGTTGCCGCCGTCAAGGCCGCGGTCGAAGGACAAAGTGGTTTCATGGTGAAGATTGTTCGCGACGTGCAAGCTGACGGGTCCATCAAATGGTCAACGGGTTTGCAACCGCTCGAAGACATCGCGAATGTCGAACATTTCATCCCGAAGGATTGGATTGGCGAAGACGGTTTTCTGCCGAACGAAAAATTCGTGGAATACGCGCGTCCGTTGATCGAAGGCGAAGTGAAGGTTCCCATGGAGGGCGGATTGCCGAAATACGTTTCGCTCGAAAAATCCAAAGTGGAAAAGAAGCTGGCGCCGCGCGCCTGA
- a CDS encoding histidine triad nucleotide-binding protein, with protein MSKTLFEKIIAREIPATIVYEDELVIAFRDVKPQAPTHVLIIPKKPIPRIAEAKPEDHQVLGHLMVKAGEVARSLGLAEGGFRLVFNNGPDAGEAVPHLHCHIIGGRKLAWPPG; from the coding sequence ATGAGTAAGACCCTGTTCGAGAAAATCATCGCGCGTGAGATTCCAGCGACCATTGTCTACGAAGACGAACTCGTGATCGCGTTCCGCGACGTCAAACCCCAGGCGCCCACTCACGTCCTCATCATTCCGAAGAAACCGATTCCTCGAATTGCCGAAGCGAAACCCGAGGATCATCAGGTGCTGGGTCATCTGATGGTGAAAGCGGGCGAGGTAGCACGGAGCCTGGGACTGGCCGAGGGCGGATTCCGTCTCGTCTTCAACAACGGCCCCGACGCGGGCGAAGCCGTTCCCCACCTGCATTGCCATATCATCGGAGGACGCAAACTCGCCTGGCCACCAGGTTGA
- a CDS encoding alpha/beta hydrolase: protein MKHSRFARRTLVQAIAGLILFLMFFRWFEHSQVYHPTRSLDPAEKESAQPIQDVFFKASDGVQLNAWFFPAALNAPRRDLALVLCHGNGGNISHRVDLCLLLRELGINVLSFDYRGYGLSEGRPSEEGTYKDAQAAHAWLVQNGFPHQRIIAYGESLGGGVASELAAREPVAGLVLHSTFTSIPDIGSELFPWLPVRLLCRIRYNTLDRLPRIKVPVLVLHSRTDEMIGFAHGERNFAAANEPKQFAEIHGGHNDPLGADRDTFVRAIESFLTFLPQATP from the coding sequence ATGAAACATTCCCGCTTTGCGCGACGCACTCTCGTGCAGGCGATTGCCGGCTTGATTCTATTTCTTATGTTCTTCCGCTGGTTCGAACACAGTCAGGTTTATCATCCCACCCGCAGCCTGGACCCGGCTGAAAAGGAGTCCGCGCAACCAATTCAGGACGTTTTCTTCAAGGCGTCCGACGGTGTTCAGCTCAACGCATGGTTTTTCCCCGCCGCATTGAACGCGCCGCGCAGGGATCTCGCGCTGGTGCTATGTCATGGCAATGGCGGGAACATCAGTCATCGCGTCGATCTTTGTCTCCTGCTGCGTGAACTCGGCATTAACGTGCTCTCGTTTGATTACCGCGGGTATGGCCTGAGCGAAGGCCGGCCATCAGAAGAGGGCACTTACAAGGACGCCCAGGCTGCGCACGCATGGCTCGTGCAGAACGGTTTTCCGCATCAACGCATTATCGCTTACGGAGAATCGCTGGGCGGAGGAGTGGCGAGCGAACTCGCGGCCCGGGAACCCGTCGCCGGCCTGGTTCTTCACAGCACCTTTACAAGCATTCCGGATATCGGTTCGGAATTGTTTCCCTGGCTGCCCGTGCGACTCCTGTGCCGCATTCGATACAACACTCTGGACCGGCTGCCACGCATCAAGGTCCCGGTTCTCGTGCTGCACAGCCGCACCGATGAAATGATTGGCTTCGCTCACGGGGAGCGGAATTTCGCGGCAGCAAACGAGCCGAAACAATTTGCCGAAATCCACGGCGGACACAACGACCCGCTCGGCGCTGATCGCGATACCTTTGTGCGCGCGATCGAATCGTTCCTCACGTTCCTGCCCCAGGCGACTCCCTAA